A single region of the Aeromicrobium chenweiae genome encodes:
- a CDS encoding molybdenum cofactor biosynthesis protein MoaE — protein MTAVRLVDIRETPLSLDEVYTAVSDPTAGGTCLFVGTVRDHDGGQGVSALGYSSHPTAVARLREVAERIAAECDVVALAGVHRVGDLTIGDLAVVVAASAAHREQAFEACRRLIDELKTDVPVWKHQTFTSGDSEWVHHA, from the coding sequence ATGACAGCCGTACGCCTGGTGGACATCCGTGAGACCCCGTTGAGCCTCGACGAGGTCTACACGGCCGTGTCGGACCCCACCGCGGGCGGGACGTGCCTGTTCGTGGGCACGGTGCGCGACCACGACGGGGGACAGGGCGTCAGTGCTCTCGGCTACTCCTCGCACCCCACCGCGGTGGCGCGCCTGCGGGAGGTGGCCGAGCGGATCGCGGCGGAGTGCGACGTCGTCGCCCTGGCCGGGGTGCATCGGGTCGGGGACCTGACGATCGGGGACCTCGCGGTGGTGGTCGCGGCGTCCGCAGCCCATCGGGAGCAGGCGTTCGAGGCGTGCCGCAGGCTGATCGACGAGCTCAAGACGGACGTGCCGGTGTGGAAGCACCAGACGTTCACCTCGGGCGACTCCGAGTGGGTGCACCACGCCTAG
- the ilvA gene encoding threonine ammonia-lyase IlvA → MTAATIDEAAPRVADVASRTPLELNARLSAATGAQVWLKREDLQPVRSYKIRGAYNLIVQLDAEARGRGVVCASAGNHAQGVALACRRLGTHGRIYVPGTTPRQKRERIVTLGGADVEVIVVGDSYEDAFRAAQQDAADTGAVLVPAFDDPRTISGQGTVAPEIVEQLGHAPDLLVVPVGGGGLIAGMATWMHERHPATRVVGVEPAGAASMGAALAAGAPTPLAEVDPFVDGAAVGTAGRHTFPLVRDAGAQLMTVDEGHACTEMLRLYQSDGIIAEPAGALATAALDAGLVIEPGSTVVCVVSGGNNDISRYGEVLERSLIHQRLKHYFLVSFPQEPGALRRFLDEILGPDDDITLFDYVKRNNRETGPALIGVELASADDLSGLLERLEDSPLGVERVAPGSPLFHYLV, encoded by the coding sequence GTGACCGCAGCAACCATCGACGAGGCGGCTCCACGGGTGGCCGACGTGGCCAGCCGGACGCCGCTCGAGCTCAACGCGCGACTGTCCGCGGCGACCGGCGCCCAGGTCTGGCTCAAGCGGGAGGACCTGCAGCCGGTCCGGTCGTACAAGATCCGTGGCGCGTACAACCTGATCGTCCAGCTCGACGCCGAGGCGCGCGGCCGCGGCGTCGTCTGCGCGAGCGCCGGCAACCACGCCCAGGGCGTCGCCCTGGCCTGCCGACGGCTGGGCACGCACGGACGCATCTACGTGCCGGGCACCACGCCCCGGCAGAAGCGCGAGCGGATCGTCACCCTCGGTGGGGCCGACGTCGAGGTCATCGTGGTGGGCGACTCGTACGAGGACGCGTTCCGCGCCGCCCAGCAGGACGCCGCCGACACCGGAGCGGTGCTGGTCCCGGCGTTCGACGACCCGCGCACGATCAGCGGACAGGGAACCGTGGCACCCGAGATCGTCGAGCAGCTGGGACACGCCCCCGACCTCCTGGTCGTGCCGGTCGGTGGCGGCGGACTCATCGCCGGCATGGCGACGTGGATGCACGAACGCCATCCCGCCACCCGCGTCGTCGGCGTCGAGCCCGCCGGTGCGGCCTCCATGGGCGCCGCGCTGGCCGCCGGCGCCCCGACGCCGCTGGCCGAGGTGGACCCGTTCGTGGACGGAGCCGCGGTGGGGACGGCCGGCCGGCACACGTTCCCTCTCGTCCGGGACGCCGGCGCACAGCTCATGACCGTGGACGAGGGCCACGCGTGCACCGAGATGCTGCGGCTGTACCAGTCCGACGGCATCATCGCCGAGCCCGCCGGCGCGCTGGCGACGGCCGCGCTCGACGCCGGTCTCGTGATCGAGCCCGGCTCCACGGTGGTCTGCGTCGTGTCCGGCGGCAACAACGACATCAGCCGGTACGGCGAGGTGCTCGAGCGGTCCCTGATCCACCAGCGCCTCAAGCACTACTTCCTGGTGAGCTTCCCGCAGGAGCCCGGCGCACTGCGACGGTTCCTCGACGAGATTCTCGGACCGGACGACGACATCACGCTGTTCGACTACGTCAAGCGCAACAACCGCGAGACCGGCCCGGCCCTCATCGGCGTCGAGCTCGCCAGCGCCGACGACCTCTCAGGGCTCCTCGAACGTCTCGAGGACAGCCCCCTGGGGGTGGAGCGGGTGGCGCCCGGCAGTCCGTTGTTCCACTACCTGGTCTGA
- a CDS encoding SDR family NAD(P)-dependent oxidoreductase produces MTITLITGGNKGLGREIARRLIAVGHTVWIGARDADRGKQAAAELGAAFVQLDVTDDASVAAAVETVREQAGRLDVLINNAGILGEVTPPDEMAVDQIREVYETNVFGVVRVTNAFLPVLRRAAEPSVINVTSGVGSFTLIHDPDRVESQYPLAAYGSSKTAVTMLTMQYARTVPDVRFNAVDPGQTATDFTGNLGHAVEEGADAAVRVATLGAQTPTGTVTDRDGTLPW; encoded by the coding sequence ATGACCATCACCCTCATCACCGGCGGCAACAAGGGCCTCGGCCGCGAGATCGCCCGACGACTCATCGCCGTGGGCCACACCGTCTGGATCGGCGCTCGGGACGCGGACCGGGGCAAGCAGGCCGCCGCCGAGCTCGGGGCCGCGTTCGTGCAGCTCGACGTGACCGACGACGCGTCCGTCGCCGCGGCGGTCGAGACGGTGCGCGAACAGGCCGGCCGTCTCGACGTCCTGATCAACAACGCCGGCATCCTCGGCGAGGTCACCCCGCCCGACGAGATGGCCGTCGACCAGATCCGCGAGGTCTACGAGACGAACGTCTTTGGCGTCGTCCGGGTGACGAACGCGTTCCTGCCGGTGCTGCGGCGAGCCGCCGAGCCGTCCGTCATCAACGTCACCAGCGGGGTCGGGTCGTTCACCCTGATCCACGACCCCGATCGTGTCGAGTCGCAGTACCCGCTCGCGGCATACGGCTCGTCCAAGACGGCCGTCACCATGCTCACGATGCAGTACGCCAGGACGGTCCCCGACGTCCGGTTCAACGCGGTCGACCCCGGCCAGACCGCGACCGACTTCACCGGCAACCTCGGGCACGCGGTCGAGGAGGGTGCCGACGCGGCAGTTCGCGTCGCGACGCTCGGGGCGCAGACCCCGACCGGAACGGTGACGGATCGCGACGGCACGCTGCCCTGGTGA
- a CDS encoding YlbL family protein, translating to MSDPSTLSRRYTTLVVAAVSLIVLTSVALLVPVPYVTMSPGPAFDTLGSPRITNGKPLLTFGDDVKTYPTTGSLDFTTVSVTRADSHLSIVDALKSYADKDVAVVPKSLVYPDNESAKQSSAESAAQLDSSKDASKVAALRAAGYDVPGRPVIAGVIKGGAAEGKLEAGDVVTTVDGSKVSTPDAVVKAVGSVKPGDTVRLGVERKGAARTVPVVTRADPQDPDVPRIGISIGTKFSFPIQVDNNVGRAIGGPSAGTMFALAIYDRLTPGQLTGGRTVAGTGEITADGVVGPIGGVRQKMAGAAKAKATIFLVPAANCAEALDGDDDGLKLVKITKLDDAISSLEALAKDPQAKVPSCS from the coding sequence GTGTCCGACCCCTCCACGCTGAGCCGTCGCTACACGACATTGGTCGTGGCGGCGGTTTCGTTGATCGTGCTCACGAGCGTGGCGCTGCTGGTCCCCGTGCCGTACGTGACGATGAGTCCGGGCCCCGCGTTCGACACCCTGGGCTCGCCCCGGATCACCAACGGGAAGCCGTTGCTGACGTTCGGCGACGACGTCAAGACGTACCCCACGACCGGGTCCCTGGACTTCACGACCGTCTCGGTGACCCGTGCGGACTCGCACCTGTCGATCGTCGACGCGCTCAAGTCGTACGCCGACAAGGACGTCGCGGTCGTGCCGAAGTCGCTGGTCTACCCCGACAACGAGTCGGCCAAGCAGTCGTCCGCCGAGTCGGCCGCACAGCTGGACAGCTCCAAGGACGCCTCGAAGGTCGCCGCGCTCCGCGCCGCGGGCTACGACGTCCCCGGCCGGCCGGTCATCGCGGGAGTGATCAAGGGCGGCGCGGCGGAGGGCAAGCTCGAGGCGGGCGACGTCGTGACGACCGTCGACGGCTCGAAGGTCTCGACCCCCGACGCCGTCGTCAAGGCGGTCGGATCGGTCAAGCCAGGGGACACGGTCCGGCTCGGCGTGGAGCGCAAGGGCGCCGCCCGTACCGTCCCGGTCGTCACCCGCGCGGACCCGCAGGACCCCGACGTGCCGAGGATCGGCATCTCCATCGGGACGAAGTTCAGCTTCCCGATCCAGGTCGACAACAACGTGGGCCGCGCGATCGGCGGCCCGAGCGCCGGCACGATGTTCGCCCTCGCGATCTACGACCGGCTCACCCCCGGCCAGCTGACCGGTGGCAGGACGGTCGCCGGGACCGGCGAGATCACCGCCGACGGCGTGGTCGGCCCGATCGGCGGCGTCCGCCAGAAGATGGCCGGCGCGGCCAAGGCCAAGGCCACGATCTTCCTGGTGCCCGCGGCCAACTGCGCCGAGGCCCTCGACGGTGACGACGACGGCCTGAAGCTGGTCAAGATCACCAAGCTCGACGACGCCATCTCCTCGCTCGAGGCGCTGGCCAAGGATCCCCAGGCGAAGGTCCCCTCATGCAGCTGA
- a CDS encoding putative quinol monooxygenase, whose product MTATPNGYVTVIWETRAKTGKEADLKAFITAAVTPSRNDAGNIDYEAHEVDGHPGAFVIYERWESREHLEAHLDAPRMRDLVPQMLDLIEGSIEDGITLLRPFRPTH is encoded by the coding sequence ATGACGGCAACACCGAACGGCTACGTCACGGTCATCTGGGAGACCCGGGCCAAGACAGGAAAGGAAGCCGACCTCAAGGCGTTCATCACCGCTGCTGTCACGCCGTCGCGCAACGACGCCGGCAACATCGACTACGAGGCCCACGAGGTCGACGGGCACCCCGGGGCGTTCGTGATCTACGAGCGGTGGGAGAGCCGCGAGCACCTCGAGGCGCATCTGGACGCGCCACGCATGCGTGACCTCGTCCCACAGATGCTCGACCTCATCGAGGGCTCCATCGAGGACGGCATCACGCTGCTCCGTCCCTTCCGCCCCACCCACTGA
- a CDS encoding PPA1309 family protein has product MQLMPDSPLRQAALEVESHVGSQGWDQPPRLFALVPTADLIAAEPGLADQLSDDPDSITPIEQELPEGRELEDLLTEIEWPDAVTGCAAVIERIMLPPEAEESLPDDPDAIVEAAINHPDRREVRLVAAVMRDGRSHSAVRAKDPADAELLEGPDLVPGLIEHLRSTLT; this is encoded by the coding sequence ATGCAGCTGATGCCCGACTCCCCGCTCCGCCAGGCCGCGCTCGAGGTCGAGTCCCACGTGGGCTCGCAAGGGTGGGACCAGCCACCGCGACTCTTCGCGCTGGTCCCCACCGCCGATCTCATTGCGGCCGAGCCCGGCCTCGCCGACCAGCTCAGCGACGACCCCGACAGCATCACGCCGATCGAGCAGGAGCTGCCCGAGGGCCGCGAGCTCGAGGACCTGCTGACCGAGATCGAGTGGCCCGACGCGGTCACCGGCTGCGCCGCCGTGATCGAGCGGATCATGCTGCCGCCCGAGGCGGAGGAGTCGCTGCCCGACGACCCGGACGCCATCGTCGAGGCCGCCATCAACCACCCCGACCGTCGTGAGGTGCGCCTCGTGGCCGCCGTCATGCGCGACGGCCGGTCCCACAGCGCGGTCCGGGCCAAGGACCCCGCTGACGCGGAGCTGCTGGAGGGCCCTGACCTGGTCCCCGGCTTGATCGAGCACCTCCGCAGCACCCTGACATAG
- a CDS encoding UPF0182 family protein — MLIPTLVTLAVLLLLGSIFISVWTDRLWFKSVGYSDVFRSVLVSRVALFIIMGLIFGLFVIGNLYLAYRTRPDTVPLRRDDPAYRYRLALTPILKPIGIVLFIILTAFSGSVGASHWDTYKMWRHGSSFGVKDPQFNKDVGFYVFDYPWWRFLTSFSFAMIVITVLAVLFLNYVYGGIRIAGRGPKLTRAAQVHLSVLVGLGVLSRAISYYLDRFGLAIGNSKLFDGIGYTDANARIPGKNILIGVAIVCALLFFAVIFIRSWTLPAIGLGLLALTSILIGAIWPAVMQGFQVKPSEPDKEGPYIARNIEATRNAYDVADTEVESYSAKTDLTDNELAASAESRVSTRLLDPTLISDAFEQLQQVRGYYSVPTTLDVDRYKLEGETVPQDTIIAARELNLNGLQDTQRNWANDHTVYTHGYGVIAARGNQRGPNGEPVFTAKDIPQIGEIKTTTPPRIYFGEQSPSYSIVGRPKGAKAIEVDIPRGGAAGEDGKANATQNTYDGKGGVPIGGLFNKMLYAFKFAEPNIVLSNRVNSESKILYDREPRDRVEKVAPWLTVDGDSYPAVVDGRVVWIVDGYTTSNSYPYSEHRSLREATADTLTDGRAQKALPTDQVNYMRNSVKAVVDAYDGTVKLYQWDTKDPVLKTWMKVFPGVVESKTEITDALLEHLRYPVDLFKVQRDVLQRYHVTDAQTFYEDGERWKVPEDPTAPSSSSALQPPYYLSTARPGEDTPKFSVTSVYLPNRRQNLAAFVSVNSEATDTENYGKMQILQLPSETQISGPSQIANDFQTDKGVSQALLQYQQSKTASILYGNLLTLPVGDGLLYVQPVYIKRSAVEGSYPVLQFVIASFGKDVGFGQTLDEALRVALGLEEGTNPDDDTNETPTTQKPDNSRNQTAAQLLDAASRYYDQAQAALKDGDLALYQRRMNQVGDAVEKAQRAVEEANKKK, encoded by the coding sequence GTGCTCATCCCGACCTTGGTGACCTTGGCCGTGCTCCTGCTGCTCGGCTCGATCTTCATCAGCGTGTGGACCGACCGCCTGTGGTTCAAGTCGGTCGGCTACAGCGACGTGTTCCGCAGCGTCCTGGTCTCCCGGGTCGCGCTGTTCATCATCATGGGCCTGATCTTCGGCCTGTTCGTGATCGGCAACCTCTACCTCGCGTACCGCACGCGGCCCGACACGGTGCCGCTGCGCCGTGACGACCCGGCGTACCGCTACCGCCTCGCGCTGACCCCGATCCTCAAGCCGATCGGGATCGTGCTGTTCATCATCCTGACGGCGTTCTCCGGGTCGGTGGGCGCGAGCCACTGGGACACGTACAAGATGTGGCGCCACGGCTCGTCGTTCGGCGTCAAGGACCCGCAGTTCAACAAGGACGTCGGCTTCTACGTCTTCGACTACCCGTGGTGGCGCTTCCTGACGTCGTTCTCGTTCGCGATGATCGTCATCACGGTGCTCGCGGTGCTGTTCCTCAACTACGTCTACGGCGGCATCCGGATCGCCGGCCGCGGCCCCAAGCTGACCCGCGCCGCGCAGGTGCACCTGTCGGTGCTCGTCGGTCTCGGCGTCCTGAGCCGTGCGATCTCGTACTACCTCGACCGCTTCGGCCTCGCCATCGGCAACTCCAAGCTGTTCGACGGCATCGGCTACACCGACGCGAACGCCCGCATCCCGGGCAAGAACATCCTCATCGGTGTCGCGATCGTCTGTGCGTTGCTGTTCTTCGCGGTCATCTTCATCCGCTCGTGGACCCTGCCGGCGATCGGTCTGGGCCTGCTGGCGCTGACCTCGATCCTCATCGGCGCGATCTGGCCCGCCGTCATGCAGGGCTTCCAGGTCAAGCCGTCCGAGCCGGACAAGGAAGGCCCCTACATCGCCCGCAACATCGAGGCGACCAGGAACGCGTACGACGTCGCGGACACCGAGGTCGAGTCGTACTCGGCCAAGACCGACCTCACCGACAACGAGCTGGCCGCGTCGGCGGAGTCGCGCGTCAGCACGCGTCTGCTCGACCCGACCCTCATCTCGGACGCGTTCGAGCAGCTGCAGCAGGTCCGTGGCTACTACTCGGTGCCCACCACGCTCGACGTCGACCGCTACAAGCTCGAGGGGGAGACGGTCCCGCAGGACACGATCATCGCCGCGCGCGAGCTCAACCTCAACGGCCTGCAGGACACCCAGCGCAACTGGGCCAACGACCACACGGTCTACACGCACGGCTACGGCGTCATCGCGGCACGCGGCAACCAGCGCGGCCCGAACGGCGAGCCGGTCTTCACCGCGAAGGACATCCCGCAGATCGGCGAGATCAAGACCACGACCCCGCCGCGCATCTACTTCGGCGAGCAGTCCCCGTCGTACTCCATCGTGGGACGCCCCAAGGGCGCCAAGGCGATCGAGGTCGACATCCCGCGTGGCGGCGCAGCCGGCGAGGACGGCAAGGCCAACGCGACCCAGAACACGTACGACGGCAAGGGCGGTGTCCCGATCGGGGGCCTGTTCAACAAGATGCTGTACGCGTTCAAGTTCGCCGAGCCCAACATCGTGCTGTCGAACCGGGTCAACTCCGAGTCCAAGATCCTGTACGACCGCGAGCCGCGGGACCGCGTCGAGAAGGTCGCACCGTGGCTGACGGTCGACGGTGACTCGTACCCGGCCGTCGTGGACGGTCGCGTCGTGTGGATCGTCGACGGCTACACCACCAGCAACTCCTACCCGTACTCCGAGCACCGCTCGCTGCGGGAGGCCACCGCTGACACGCTGACCGACGGCCGCGCCCAGAAGGCGCTGCCGACCGACCAGGTCAACTACATGCGCAACTCGGTCAAGGCGGTCGTCGACGCGTACGACGGCACCGTGAAGCTCTACCAGTGGGACACCAAGGACCCGGTCCTGAAGACGTGGATGAAGGTCTTCCCCGGTGTCGTGGAGAGCAAGACCGAGATCACCGACGCGCTGCTGGAGCACCTGCGCTACCCGGTCGACCTGTTCAAGGTGCAGCGCGACGTGCTGCAGCGCTACCACGTGACCGACGCGCAGACGTTCTACGAGGACGGTGAGCGCTGGAAGGTGCCGGAGGACCCGACCGCCCCCAGCAGCTCGAGCGCCCTGCAGCCGCCGTACTACCTGTCGACGGCACGGCCGGGCGAGGACACGCCGAAGTTCAGCGTCACGAGCGTCTACCTGCCCAACCGGCGGCAGAACCTGGCGGCGTTCGTCTCGGTCAACTCCGAGGCGACGGACACCGAGAACTACGGCAAGATGCAGATCCTGCAGCTGCCGAGCGAGACACAGATCTCGGGTCCGAGCCAGATCGCGAACGACTTCCAGACCGACAAGGGAGTCTCGCAGGCCTTGCTGCAGTACCAGCAGTCCAAGACCGCGTCGATCCTCTACGGCAACCTGCTGACCCTCCCGGTCGGCGACGGGCTGCTGTACGTCCAGCCGGTCTACATCAAGCGCAGCGCGGTCGAGGGCTCCTACCCAGTGCTGCAGTTCGTCATCGCGTCGTTCGGCAAGGACGTCGGCTTCGGCCAGACGTTGGACGAGGCGCTGCGGGTCGCGCTCGGTCTGGAGGAGGGGACGAACCCCGACGACGACACGAACGAGACGCCGACGACGCAGAAGCCGGACAACAGCCGCAACCAGACGGCAGCACAGCTGCTCGACGCTGCATCGCGCTACTACGACCAGGCCCAGGCCGCGCTGAAGGATGGCGACCTCGCGCTCTACCAGCGTCGGATGAACCAGGTGGGCGACGCGGTCGAGAAGGCCCAGCGGGCCGTCGAGGAAGCGAACAAGAAGAAGTAG
- a CDS encoding helix-turn-helix domain-containing protein, producing MPSDMHALADLLRAWRTRLAPADVGIESFGRRRTKGLRREELAQLAGVSVDYIVRLEQGRSRTPSAQIVAALARALQLDSTETAAFYRAAALAPPGSDTVSHHIPAGVQRMIVRMSDLPLAVFAADWTLLHSTPLWRSLFGSPSVTDDPAQNLIVQTFVENSIAGIATAHGGPAAFERALVADLRRTAAAHGNDTSFRRFIADVRAQSPRFAALWDEGHVAAHQSMVKTVHHPVVGDIVLDCDVVTVPDSDIKLVLYSTKQSGPDADKLECLRAGGGRATVRSDADSVAAAHPGN from the coding sequence ATGCCATCGGACATGCATGCTCTCGCGGACCTCCTGCGCGCCTGGCGGACCCGGCTGGCCCCCGCCGACGTCGGCATCGAGTCGTTCGGCCGCCGCCGCACCAAGGGCCTCCGGCGAGAAGAGCTGGCCCAGCTCGCGGGCGTGAGCGTCGACTACATCGTGCGCCTCGAGCAGGGGCGGTCGCGCACCCCGTCCGCCCAGATCGTGGCGGCCCTGGCCCGGGCTCTGCAGCTCGATAGCACCGAGACGGCCGCGTTCTACCGTGCCGCAGCGCTGGCGCCGCCCGGCTCCGACACCGTCTCGCACCACATCCCGGCGGGCGTCCAACGCATGATCGTGCGGATGTCCGACCTGCCGCTGGCCGTCTTCGCTGCCGACTGGACGCTGCTCCACTCGACCCCGTTGTGGCGATCCCTGTTCGGCTCACCCTCGGTGACGGACGACCCCGCCCAGAACCTCATCGTGCAGACGTTCGTCGAGAACAGCATCGCCGGGATCGCCACCGCGCACGGCGGACCGGCCGCGTTCGAGCGGGCGCTCGTCGCCGATCTGCGACGTACCGCCGCAGCGCACGGCAATGACACCAGCTTCCGCCGGTTCATCGCGGACGTCAGGGCCCAGAGCCCCCGCTTCGCCGCGCTCTGGGACGAGGGCCACGTGGCCGCTCACCAGTCGATGGTCAAGACCGTCCACCACCCCGTCGTCGGCGACATCGTCCTGGACTGCGACGTCGTCACGGTCCCCGACTCCGACATCAAGCTCGTCCTCTACTCGACGAAGCAGAGCGGACCGGACGCCGACAAGCTGGAGTGCCTGAGAGCCGGCGGCGGCCGGGCGACGGTGCGGTCGGACGCCGACTCGGTCGCGGCGGCGCACCCCGGAAACTGA
- a CDS encoding AAA family ATPase, with translation MATTLKDLLGRRAECAVVEQLLAGARAGRSGAIVLRGEAGIGKTALLQHAREMASTDLQVVHASGVESESQFAFAGLHQLCAPMLERAGALSDPQRAALDVALGFRGGAAPNRFLVGLAALTLLSEVADERPLLCIVDDVQWLDQASAQVLAFVARRLVAERVIMLFARRDPGGGHDDDPFAGLPSLRLEGLGDADARALLAAAGHGPLDAGVRDQVVAEARGNPLALMELPRSAEPERLAGGYALPHVLSVPRRIEDSFRRRLRDLPAETQQLLLVAAAEPTGDAALFERAAAHLGLSCSAADSAESAGLLEIDTRVRFAHPLVRSAVYQAATPPDQRQVHGALAAATDSSDPDRRAWHRAQSVLGLDEQVAADLEASAGRARARGGWAAAAAFLQRAAELTPDPVLRTRRTLDAAAAKQDAGAPGAALQLAEVAAGGALDALQGARLNLLRAQISFQLARGSGATATLLDAAATLAPLDPRLSRETYLRAFDAAIVTGGLGSGPDVSQVAEAALAAPAPPGPPRPADLLLDGLVTMYTQGYEAAVPELRAALEAFRTPGAHPEDVDESCRWLWLASRTAMALFDDTLCHGLADLHVRLAREVGALASLPTALLVQSIVLVLSGQLGRAELAGQQTAITTATRALPLLHAQLVLAAWRGRADETTEIRATIEREAHGSAKATEINLSHYAMAVLHNGLGNYAEAADAAARAFRSTALVHSNLAQSELVEAACRAGEPERAADALEQLCSRAAASGTAWGQGLAARSRALVSTGPDAEEHYLEAIKRLRDCRMTSHLARAHLVYGEWLRREGRRQDAREQLRTAHEMLTDIGAEAFAARAARELGATGERPRRRTAQATDALTAQELQVARLVATGATSREVGAQLYLSPRTIEAHLRSIFRKLGITSRRQLREMRLP, from the coding sequence GTGGCGACGACACTGAAGGACCTCTTGGGCAGACGCGCGGAGTGCGCGGTGGTCGAGCAGCTGCTCGCCGGGGCACGGGCCGGTCGCAGCGGCGCCATCGTGCTGCGCGGGGAGGCCGGCATCGGCAAGACCGCGCTCCTGCAGCACGCCCGTGAGATGGCCAGCACGGACCTCCAGGTGGTGCACGCCTCAGGCGTGGAGTCCGAGAGCCAGTTCGCGTTCGCCGGGCTGCACCAGCTGTGCGCACCCATGCTGGAGCGCGCGGGTGCCCTGTCCGACCCGCAGCGGGCAGCCCTGGACGTGGCGCTCGGGTTCCGTGGCGGCGCCGCGCCGAACCGTTTCCTGGTCGGGCTCGCCGCCCTGACCCTGCTGTCCGAGGTCGCCGACGAGCGTCCCTTGCTGTGCATCGTCGACGACGTGCAGTGGCTGGACCAGGCGTCAGCGCAGGTCCTCGCCTTCGTCGCTCGGCGACTGGTCGCGGAGCGGGTGATCATGCTCTTCGCGCGGCGGGATCCCGGCGGCGGCCACGACGACGATCCCTTCGCCGGCTTGCCGAGCCTGCGGCTCGAGGGGCTCGGCGACGCAGATGCTCGCGCGCTGCTGGCCGCGGCAGGCCACGGACCGCTGGATGCCGGCGTGCGTGACCAGGTCGTCGCCGAAGCCAGGGGCAACCCCCTTGCGCTGATGGAGCTTCCCCGCAGCGCCGAGCCTGAACGGCTGGCCGGCGGGTACGCGCTGCCCCACGTGCTGAGCGTCCCGCGCCGCATCGAGGACAGCTTCCGCCGCCGCTTGAGAGATCTGCCCGCCGAGACCCAGCAGCTGCTGCTGGTCGCGGCAGCCGAGCCGACCGGTGATGCCGCGTTGTTCGAGCGCGCCGCCGCTCACCTGGGACTCAGCTGCTCTGCGGCCGACTCGGCTGAGTCCGCCGGGCTGCTGGAGATCGACACTCGCGTCCGGTTCGCCCACCCGCTGGTGCGGTCGGCCGTGTACCAGGCCGCAACCCCACCGGACCAGCGGCAGGTGCACGGCGCGTTGGCCGCGGCGACCGACTCGTCCGATCCCGACCGTCGTGCCTGGCACCGGGCGCAGTCGGTGCTGGGTCTCGACGAGCAGGTCGCGGCAGACCTCGAGGCCTCGGCCGGCCGGGCACGCGCTCGCGGCGGGTGGGCTGCCGCGGCCGCCTTCCTGCAGAGAGCAGCCGAGCTGACGCCGGACCCTGTGCTTCGTACGAGACGCACCCTCGACGCCGCGGCCGCGAAGCAGGATGCCGGGGCGCCCGGTGCTGCCCTGCAGCTCGCGGAGGTCGCCGCGGGTGGCGCGCTGGACGCCCTGCAAGGTGCGCGCCTGAACCTGTTGAGAGCCCAGATCTCGTTCCAGCTCGCGCGGGGGAGCGGCGCGACCGCGACGCTCCTGGACGCGGCCGCGACGCTCGCTCCGCTCGACCCCCGCCTGTCCCGCGAGACGTACCTGCGCGCGTTCGACGCGGCGATCGTCACCGGCGGTCTGGGTTCCGGTCCAGATGTGTCGCAGGTGGCCGAAGCGGCCCTGGCCGCTCCCGCTCCACCGGGGCCCCCACGGCCGGCGGACCTGCTGCTCGACGGCCTGGTGACGATGTACACGCAGGGCTACGAGGCAGCCGTGCCCGAGCTCCGTGCCGCCCTGGAGGCGTTCCGCACCCCCGGCGCACACCCAGAGGACGTGGACGAGAGCTGCCGCTGGCTGTGGCTGGCGAGCCGGACCGCCATGGCGCTCTTCGACGACACGCTGTGCCACGGCCTGGCCGATCTCCACGTCCGCCTCGCGCGCGAGGTCGGCGCGCTGGCGTCCCTGCCCACCGCCCTGCTCGTCCAGTCCATCGTGCTGGTGCTCTCGGGCCAGCTGGGCCGCGCCGAGCTGGCAGGCCAGCAGACCGCGATCACGACGGCGACGAGGGCGCTGCCTCTGCTCCACGCCCAGCTCGTCCTCGCGGCCTGGCGCGGCCGTGCGGACGAGACCACCGAGATCCGCGCGACCATCGAGAGAGAAGCCCACGGCAGTGCCAAGGCCACGGAGATCAATCTGTCGCACTACGCGATGGCGGTGCTCCACAACGGGCTGGGCAACTATGCAGAGGCGGCGGACGCCGCGGCGCGGGCCTTCCGGTCCACGGCGCTGGTGCACAGCAACCTGGCGCAGTCAGAGCTGGTCGAGGCCGCGTGTCGCGCGGGCGAGCCGGAACGCGCGGCGGACGCGCTCGAGCAGCTCTGCTCCCGGGCCGCTGCCAGCGGCACCGCGTGGGGACAGGGGCTGGCGGCCCGCTCACGCGCGCTGGTCAGCACCGGGCCGGACGCCGAGGAGCACTACCTCGAGGCCATCAAGCGGCTGCGGGACTGCCGGATGACGAGCCACCTCGCCCGCGCCCACCTCGTCTACGGCGAGTGGCTTCGCCGCGAAGGCCGTCGCCAGGACGCCCGCGAACAGCTTCGGACCGCCCACGAGATGCTCACGGACATCGGTGCCGAGGCGTTCGCCGCACGCGCCGCCCGGGAGCTCGGGGCCACGGGGGAGCGTCCACGCCGGCGAACCGCCCAGGCCACCGACGCGCTCACGGCCCAGGAGCTGCAGGTCGCTCGGCTCGTGGCGACGGGCGCGACCTCCCGCGAGGTCGGTGCGCAGCTGTACCTGAGCCCCCGCACGATCGAGGCGCACCTGCGGAGCATCTTCCGCAAGCTCGGCATCACGTCCCGGCGACAGCTCAGGGAGATGCGGCTTCCCTGA